A stretch of DNA from Juglans microcarpa x Juglans regia isolate MS1-56 chromosome 5D, Jm3101_v1.0, whole genome shotgun sequence:
AAATATTATTCTGAAATAATACACAAAGTGGTAccaatatcaaaattttttattctaataccTTGACTGGTACGACCTCCGatacgatattcaaaactttattttaaaagcttttaaagacatttaaaaatcaaattagataaaaagaaaagtggatTAGGCTTAgttagaatatttataatttatttaaaaaatgccACGTGGCAGCCTCTACTTTATACTGGACAGCAGACCAATAAGGGCATGGGAGAGGCTACTTAGTTGGGGGCACATGTCCATGTGACTAAAGAGCAAGTAAAAACAAGACCATTTTTGCTCTTATCCTCACCCTATGCGTAGCAACACATTTCTTcccctttgtttttattttgtctcTTCTTCCTCCGTAGCTAAGCTGTAAACCAAATCCTCCATCTCTcgtttttagaaaaatttcacataatccactaaaaaaataaaaattgtgtaGTTATTTTTACATACTCTTTATGCACTTCACTACTATGATTGGCtgcgttactttttttttaatataaaagaattattttggTCAAGTgcacaaaaaatacacaaaaatgactgtatgtagcagaattccaaaaaaatcatcCATTAAAGAGAATCCTCAACACATAAACATTTAGAGTGAAATACTATGCGAAAATTAGatgttaatgaaaaaaaaaacaattttataaatgagtcaattaTAAAGAAGTGATTTGGGTGGGAAATGGTAAGATTAGAGGCTAAAatgtaattttagaaaaatttggGGACTAAATTgtatgtaattaatataaaattagggGCTAAATTGTAATTTAACCTAATCTTAGgcgtaaatttaaattttaaataaaaaataagattacaaagataattttatgatttaaattgagattttgttAAGTTGGGgggttaaaaacataaataaagatTGGTGCAAGCACCTATATGTTTTCTTAACACAAGAAATTTGCAAAATGACACAATcacattttcaaataaattacaatcaaacatctaAAAACACCAAGGTGGGAGTCATTTTCAACATCTAGATTCCCATGACACCAACAAAATGGAGGCTCTTTGCCACCTACCCCACCATAATGAAATTATGATGAATGTAATTGGTCTGAACATAAGACTATGCGAAAATTGCGAGAGAATCTATAAATGTTTAGAAAACCATGAGCAAATctaccaaaataaattattggaaattaatataaaaggtattttagaaaatactttttatctcattccttttattttttcttaaattcaaTGGTGTTGATATGTTCAAAAGATCGAGGCAAAACTCGTGATGAATATTGTATGAGAGTTGGAGTTTGGTTAAGGTTTTTTGGAAATTAACATTAAAGCTATTGGGAAATACGTTTTAATATCCcatacttttttttcccttgaattcAATGGTGTGGTTGTGTTTCAAAAGAGTTTTGCCAtacatcagctactatttatATCCAAATCTCAAACCTGACCTTTTTTGTTCCGAGTGTGGGatgttttttatagaatttgagatttatggtagtgaatagtgactgataagaagaattattCGTTCCAAAAATACTTggcaaaattgaaaaatctttTAGCATTCCTGGAAATCCAATCCGCAAAAGATTAGCAAATGTGAATACATTTAAGTGTATACAGTTGATATATTCCTGAGAATTTAGACTCttcctatattatatatagtttcctTTTAAGCATTTATAACTCTTTGTGGTATTGTTCATATCTTGAAAAACGAACAAATTTTGTTGGGTCCTAACATTTCCATAACAGTATATactatttcaaatcaaattgcACACCCCAACATGTCCATAACATGAGATTAACAGTATTGTAAAATGAATTGCTTCAAATACTTTTGGTAGCCATTCCATCTTATACGACTCCATGCATCTCTGTGTGGAAAATCCAAAGTGAGTGATCATCTTCATTCCTAATTccttactttttgtttttgttattttcctgcaaaaaaaaaaaaaatcctaccaCTGAAAAGCCAGAATCTTAGTGCATAAATATACAAAAGCATGTTGAAGTGTGGGAGGTATTACATGCACGGGTGTTGAGTTCCTTCCAAGATCCGTGCAtgccatttgaaaaaaagtaacatTCATACGAAAAAGTTCATTTTTATAATACGCAAAATTTGCGCATTTTAAACTTATATCCAGCATTACTCGTAAATAAAATCTAGGAGTTATGAGTTGCACTTTAGAGCACTGGTATTGGCCCAGAAAAATGCTAGCGCCTAACCAAATTTCGGCGAAGTAGTTTAAAGTGGTCTGCATTGGAGTAGGCAAAATTTCAAGACTTCACTTTTGAGCAACAGTTTCAAATTTGACTAGCTactattcatcttcaaaataatattttattctaaaaatattctcaatgactactattagataattagattgaagaaaataatagttgaaaaataataattttaagtacaaattaaattattattaattattattttgatttttagatgGATTGTCCAATATGGATTTAACTTCTCCATTAATTTTGGTTTTAGCCAAAACTTCaacttttaatcaaattttagtttGTCAATGTTCTTAGAGATTGAGACAGAGAGACACTTATACCTGCATCTGAGGCCTTTTTATGCGATTGAAGCAGAGCTCATCCATGCATTTTTATCCGAAACCTTCTCTAATTTCAATTAGCTGAATCTGTTTTCCATCCCATATTTCTGCAAATCTAGCACTCGGCAGTACGAAACCGAGGGCTGCTTCATTATTGCTTTCTTCACTAAAaccatgtgttggggttagctcTTTCTATTGGTCATTTCTTTCTGTTCCAAGGGTCATTGTCTTCATTCAAGGCTGGTCAATAATTCATCAAGGCCATTATTGATGCAAATTGAGCCACCTCCGCTTCCAATTTCTCTCCTTCACATCAACTGTTTGGTATTCCCAAGTAAATAGAGATCTTGATTAACCTAAAACAcatattgatatgtaaatatgtttgtttatatagaatgataaaaatgacaaataacatattagtatatagtgTAGAGATGATAATCTCTtaattttatcatcattttcaatttaCTGCAGCGTAtgacttaggcctcgtttggatacacagttcagatgagatgaaattgtttgtaaaaaaaatgtatttagatagtgagatgagacgagataattttttatttttgagatttgaaaagggtGTGGATCCAATGTTTTATAAAGTACTTGAATTGTGCACTGTTTATGTCAGTTTTCACTATTCATATACTGTTTACGCACTATTTATGTCAATTTTGATACTGTTTATGCACTGTTTATATCAgtttttactgtttatttactgtttatttaaatggatgttttcaaaactttaagagataaaatattgtgtttgaaTGACCAAAATTACTGTTTGGTACAACTTCAAATTAAATGTTTTCATCTGTATCGGCTAAACCAAACCGGCTTTTGTTGTTGTCATCATTGTACAGATACTCTAGTTAATGCTGCAAACCCTCACTGCAATACATCACTCTTGGGGGGTCCAAAATAAATGTATGTTCAACTGCAGAATCCACCCAATTTATGACTCACTGAGCCTCCTCCAAAGACTAGTCCATAATGTGCGTCTTTTTTGCTGTTTTTATCTTAGGATCTGTCTAAGATCGATCATAGCTGTTTGCAGATTCCACACTGATCCCTACACTAAATTGGGAGTGTTGTATTTATTTCAAAGAATGATAGATACTTCACTTTGACAGAATATACAAAGAACCCCACAAAATAAGATTAGGTGGCCTTCATCAACCGCCCATACTGATTGACCATGTGTTAATTCACATGCAGACTCTGTTGCATAAACATGACGTTTCCGTCAACACTCCTTTGTGAAAATTGATAAGGCCCAGATCACGAGCCCATTTATCAAAATcccatcatttttttatgacaaaaaactcaaaagaaaataaatataaatctcATTGACCCTGGGGACTAATCCATTCTCTCATAAACTGGCCTTCCCAGAAATCAAGACAACGTCGTAGTCGTCGTCGTCGTCTCTCTATCTGCAACTTCTGGGTTAAATGTCTTTTGCATTCTTGAGCTCAAACCAGTAATGGCTTAGGTGGTGGTGCTGTTCCGAACagttttttgtcaaaaaatctTCAATGGGTTGCTGTGTAAGCACCGCAAAGTCATCTGATTCACTAAAGCAGCAGCATTCTTCGGTGGGAACTCAACCGCCAAGACCGAGATCTGATGCAAATGAGAGTAGGGCACCCCCTCCTTCAGCTGAGGAAGAAACCATCAAGGAGGTACTCTCCGAAACCCCGAAGCCGAAGCCTCCTCAACCTCTAGGTTTCCAATCTACTGCTACTAAGCCCGTGTTCAACGAAGTCAAAGATAATGACGGAGACGGAGACGACGGAGACGACAAGAACAAGATCGACAAGTTTCCCTCGCCGGTAAATACCGCTACTGACAACGAGATCTCTGAGGTTTCCAAGGTTTATAGCGAGAGCGAGAGTGTGTCAACCACTACCACGAAGAGAGACGAAGACGAAGAGGTCCGCCAAAGAGTGAACAGATCTTCACCGGCGAAAGTGCTGCAGAGAAACAGAGCTTATAATGGGGACATGGGGGCTAGGAGAGAGAGGCTGGTGGCTAAGTCGCCGAACCGGAGATCCGAACAGTCACCGGGTCAGGCAAATTCCGGATCGGTCCGTCTGGTTAAGGAAAGAGAACCGGGTCATGTGACGATGGCTAGGCGCGGGTTGACTGCTACTGAGCGTCGTGACTCCACCGGGGAAGGTTCTGGGAGGCGGTCCAGGTCGCCAGCGACCCGTGTCGATAACGGCGCGAATAGATCCGTAATGGGTAGGAGCCCTTCTGCCAGGAGAACGATCCGGTCTCCGGGTCGTGTCAGAGCGGCTCCGACGGAGCCCAACAATGGCCGGAAGTCGGAGCAGAGTAGTAATAAGGGCATGGAGGAGGGGACGGGGCAGACGACCAATGAGTCACTGGAAAACCCACTTGTGTCCCTCGAGTGCTTCATATTTCTCTAATTCCTCGACAAGGAATTCGAAGGTTGTCTCTGTTTTGTATTGGACTTggattattgtaaataattgtTAGCAAGAAGATGAATTTGGGAAGATTAGGACACGGCACTGTGTTAGTGGGTGTGTGACAGTCTTGATGTTTGGGATTTTGTCAATACCCATTAAAGAAATTGACCTCTTTTTGCTCTCTCAATCTCTAACCACTATCTTtgcatctttatatttatttagaaatcTATTATACAGATTTTCCGTGCCCTGTGCTGGTCCAAATGCATTGGCCACATAGAAAATAAAGTGgtgaatatgataaattaaagattaataataaattaattagaacttaaaaataagaattgtattttgtaaaataataataatattagtctaactactattatttatttttacgaattattatagaaaataagatgaacataattattatttttccaaataacttgtatataaataataataatttttaaatttaaaaattattgaattattGTGCATAGAATGCTATAGCTGGAGAGCAAAAACTGCTCGCAACCAAGGGCAAGCACCATAAAGAGTAATGGTGCTTGCCTTAGTGAGATGTGTTGGTCTGCTTGGTTACCTTGAGCTCGTGTTTTGTCCGGAGTGGCCTTTCTCGATAATCTCAAGCAGTGTTTTGCACGGATCGACCTTCATCCATGATCACGATCAAGGGTTGTTGGGTTGCTCTACTTGATTATCTCGAGTAGTGTCTCGACTGACATTGCTCGGTCATCTCGAGCAACGGTTAGTCTCCAGCTTTGATTGGTAATCTTGAGCAGTAAGGGTAGTTGGGTTGCTCTGCTCAGTTATGCTAAGCAATGTTTTAATCAGACTAGCATTGCTTGGTCATCCCGAGCAATGGTTATTCTCCAGCTCTGCTTGATAATCTCGAGTAGTATTTCCTAAGCAGGGGTTGTTGTCTCACTCTTAGAAATTTCGAGTAGTGTTTCAACTGAACTGACACTACTCGGTCATCTCGAGCAATAGTTATTCAATGTTCTATTGATTACTAGAGGAATCTTGGGGTGAGTTTCATTGCTCGGGGAGGAACGTTGTGGCAAGCACTTGTAGTTGGATGAACCTCAATGCAAACTTCATTGCTTGGGGGTGGGACCTCGGGGCGAGCACTTGTTGCTAGATGAACCTTGGAAAGAGCTTCAATGTTTCGAGAGAAACTTGCCCGATGTGAGACCTTGTTGCCataataattcataaaaataaacaatagttGTTGGAATAAATTgttatcattttacaaaatataattcttatttttaggtTCCAATTTATGCAATAGTTCatgactttttttaatatatcatatccatagttttattttctattgcAATGCATAATTGCCTCAGGCATGATTTGTCTTTCCAGTTGGCGAGCACTTTTCCCTTACTCTCTACTCGCGTAGGGTACGACCTTCAAACTTCTCCCACAGTGCTCGTCTTAGGGCGAGAACTAGTACTCTTCATGGTGCTCATTCCAGCTCTGGAACACTCTTTTCTCGCCCTTACTCAAACTCTTGGTGTTAGGCGAGCTTCATTGCTCTCATGAGCCTTAGTGTAGGGCAGCATAAGTGTTGGCACGAATGTTGCTTAGGGGCGAGTTATAGTCCTCGTCCGTGATAATCCTGCTACATCGTTGTACTGGACGAGAGAAGAGTGCTCACAATCCGAGTCAAGCACCTGAGGCAATAGTGCTAATCCAAAGGCGAGCACCTTGAAAAGCAATAGTGTAATAGTGCTAATCCAAAGGCGAGCTTTggaccaccccatcccataacTTGGCCCGCCTTCCTAATCAACTCATTTTGTTAAAGGATGGGCCGGCAACCCTCCCACCGGcatattatatgtttaaaaaattcacCTATATAAGCCTGCAAATCctaatttctctctcctcactTTCTCGCGTAGAGCCCacctctcttctctcccccttctcttcatctccttccTCTCACACTGGCACCCCTCTCATCTTCTCCTCCCCCTCCTGCTCCTCTTAttctctccttcctcttcttctccaaaATCTCTACACCCATGCGCAAGTCGTGGTCATGGGTCATCATGGTGTCGAGTCCAATGGCCAATCACAGTCGTGGGTCTCTATGTAGACGCATGGGCCACGTTGTAGCCGTGGTTC
This window harbors:
- the LOC121266273 gene encoding proteoglycan 4; its protein translation is MGCCVSTAKSSDSLKQQHSSVGTQPPRPRSDANESRAPPPSAEEETIKEVLSETPKPKPPQPLGFQSTATKPVFNEVKDNDGDGDDGDDKNKIDKFPSPVNTATDNEISEVSKVYSESESVSTTTTKRDEDEEVRQRVNRSSPAKVLQRNRAYNGDMGARRERLVAKSPNRRSEQSPGQANSGSVRLVKEREPGHVTMARRGLTATERRDSTGEGSGRRSRSPATRVDNGANRSVMGRSPSARRTIRSPGRVRAAPTEPNNGRKSEQSSNKGMEEGTGQTTNESLENPLVSLECFIFL